A genomic window from Mesorhizobium sp. 131-2-1 includes:
- a CDS encoding SDR family NAD(P)-dependent oxidoreductase: MAELDTRKTIVLTGASRGIGHATVKRFSREGWRVITCSRQAFAEDCPWPAGPEDHIKVDLADQEDVGIAVSEIRHRLEAHGGQLNALVNNAGISPKLKDGNSRMNSIDTPMHVWRDVFQVNFFAPIMLARGLFKELAAAKGSIVNVTSIAGTRVHPFAGTAYATSKAALGSLTREMAHDFGPHGIRVNAIAPGEIDTAILSPGTDKIVETIPLRRLGATAEVADIIFFLCSQQASYVTGSEIHINGGQHV; encoded by the coding sequence ATGGCTGAACTCGACACCAGGAAAACCATCGTGCTGACCGGCGCCAGCCGCGGCATTGGCCATGCGACGGTGAAGCGCTTTTCGCGCGAGGGCTGGCGCGTCATCACCTGCTCGCGCCAGGCTTTCGCCGAGGACTGTCCCTGGCCGGCCGGGCCGGAGGACCATATCAAGGTCGATCTCGCCGATCAGGAGGATGTCGGCATCGCCGTCTCGGAGATACGTCACCGGCTGGAGGCGCATGGCGGCCAGCTCAACGCGCTGGTCAACAATGCCGGCATCTCGCCGAAGCTGAAGGACGGCAACAGCCGCATGAATTCGATAGACACGCCGATGCATGTCTGGCGCGACGTGTTCCAGGTCAATTTCTTCGCGCCGATCATGCTGGCGCGGGGCCTGTTCAAGGAACTGGCGGCGGCCAAGGGCTCGATCGTCAACGTCACCTCGATCGCCGGTACCCGTGTGCACCCGTTCGCCGGTACAGCCTATGCGACGTCGAAGGCGGCGCTCGGCTCGCTGACGCGCGAGATGGCGCATGATTTCGGCCCGCACGGCATCCGCGTCAACGCGATCGCGCCGGGCGAGATCGATACAGCGATCCTGTCGCCCGGCACCGACAAGATCGTTGAGACGATCCCGCTCAGGCGCCTCGGCGCCACGGCGGAAGTCGCCGACATCATCTTCTTCCTGTGCTCGCAGCAGGCGTCCTATGTGACCGGCTCGGAAATCCACATCAATGGCGGCCAGCACGTGTGA
- a CDS encoding zinc-binding dehydrogenase has protein sequence MVAVHATSLNRGELRLLTIRPKGWIPGQDVVGVVERAAADGSGPAVGARVAALVDEHGWAERVAIPTDRLAVLPDAVGFVPAATLPVASTTALRTLRQGGDLVGQRVLITGASGAVGRFQIQLARQQGGFVTAVAAARHQEDLRALGAEQVVESIELAEGPFSLITESIGGESLAHAIERVAPGGTIVMFGSSSGELTPVGFRQFVPGHEGARLQTFAYYTSGPAIGVDIASLLNLVAAGRLDTRVALTVPWTEIGHALDALRQRSFSGKAVLTMTG, from the coding sequence TTGGTGGCTGTCCACGCAACCTCGTTGAACCGCGGTGAACTGCGCCTGCTCACCATCCGCCCGAAGGGCTGGATCCCCGGCCAGGACGTCGTAGGCGTCGTCGAACGTGCAGCAGCCGATGGCTCCGGGCCCGCCGTCGGCGCCCGGGTTGCGGCTTTGGTCGACGAGCACGGCTGGGCCGAACGCGTCGCCATTCCGACCGACCGTCTCGCCGTCCTGCCGGATGCGGTCGGCTTCGTCCCGGCAGCCACGCTGCCGGTCGCGAGCACGACGGCGCTGAGGACGCTACGCCAGGGCGGCGACCTGGTCGGCCAGCGGGTCCTTATCACCGGCGCAAGCGGCGCGGTGGGTCGTTTCCAGATCCAGCTTGCCCGCCAGCAAGGCGGGTTCGTGACCGCGGTCGCCGCCGCGCGGCATCAAGAGGATCTGCGCGCCCTTGGGGCCGAACAGGTCGTCGAGTCGATCGAGCTGGCCGAGGGGCCGTTTTCGCTGATCACCGAGTCGATCGGCGGCGAAAGCCTGGCGCACGCGATCGAACGCGTCGCACCTGGCGGCACCATTGTCATGTTCGGTTCGAGCAGCGGCGAACTCACGCCCGTTGGATTCCGCCAGTTCGTTCCGGGTCACGAGGGGGCGAGGCTGCAGACCTTCGCCTACTACACATCGGGTCCTGCCATTGGCGTGGATATCGCCTCGCTGCTTAACCTGGTCGCGGCTGGCCGACTGGACACCCGGGTCGCCTTGACCGTGCCGTGGACCGAAATCGGCCACGCCCTGGACGCGCTGCGACAGCGCAGCTTCAGCGGCAAGGCAGTCCTCACCATGACCGGATGA
- a CDS encoding AraC family transcriptional regulator gives MRQPLRWPWLDFDVDDVVAPAIAVRVDVTETKAEVPSHWHRKGQLVFALGGGVTCRVPGGLWMVPPHCGVWVPSRMEHSNIATANARIFFVYIEPGAAELPDRCCTLSISPLLRELIIELSDCAPEDRRCGFLGKVLLAELPLMPVQQLHLPISAEPRLRRIAEALADDPADRSTLAEWAKRVALSESSLARLVMKETGLTFGRWRQQLHLIVALRELASGASVQRVSGDLGYESVTAFITMFKKALGKPPARYLSDIAQNGGSAFVA, from the coding sequence ATGAGACAGCCGCTCCGCTGGCCCTGGCTGGATTTCGATGTCGACGACGTAGTTGCGCCAGCGATCGCCGTTCGCGTCGACGTGACCGAGACCAAGGCCGAGGTGCCGTCACATTGGCATCGCAAAGGGCAGCTCGTTTTCGCGCTCGGCGGCGGGGTCACCTGCCGCGTTCCCGGCGGCCTTTGGATGGTGCCGCCGCATTGCGGGGTCTGGGTGCCGAGCCGTATGGAGCACAGCAACATCGCGACCGCCAACGCGCGGATCTTCTTCGTCTATATCGAGCCGGGCGCGGCGGAATTGCCGGACCGCTGCTGCACGCTTTCGATATCGCCGCTGCTGCGCGAGCTGATCATCGAGCTGTCGGATTGCGCGCCGGAGGACCGAAGGTGCGGTTTCCTGGGAAAGGTCCTGCTCGCCGAGCTGCCACTCATGCCGGTACAGCAATTGCACCTGCCGATCTCGGCCGAGCCGCGCTTGCGGCGGATCGCCGAAGCGCTGGCCGACGATCCCGCCGACCGCAGCACATTGGCGGAATGGGCAAAGCGCGTGGCGCTCAGCGAGAGCAGCCTGGCGCGCCTCGTGATGAAGGAGACCGGACTGACCTTCGGACGCTGGCGCCAGCAACTGCACCTGATCGTCGCGTTAAGGGAACTGGCCTCGGGCGCCAGCGTGCAGCGGGTCTCGGGCGATCTCGGCTACGAGTCCGTCACGGCCTTCATCACCATGTTCAAGAAGGCGCTGGGCAAGCCGCCGGCAAGATATCTCAGCGACATCGCGCAAAACGGCGGCTCCGCATTCGTGGCGTGA
- the ybaL gene encoding YbaL family putative K(+) efflux transporter, producing MPHDTPLIATIVAGLGLAFVFGALANRFRIPPLVGYLVAGVLVGPNTPGFVADASLANELAEIGVILLMFGVGLHFSLKDLLSVRAIAVPGAIVQIGFATLLGVGLAWLLGWSLGAGLVFGLALSVASTVVLLRALQERRLIETERGRIAVGWLIVEDLAMVLALVLLPALAGVLGGVPQADDHASLLALPASYGIWGVVGVTLAKVVAFVIVMLVVGRRVIPWILHYVAHTGSRELFRLAVLAIALGVAFGAAKLFGVSLALGAFFAGMIMSESELSHRAAEESLPLRDAFSVLFFVSVGMLFDPFGLVSNGWPILATLAIIVVGKSLAAFVIVVAFRYPIATALMISASLAQIGEFSFILAELGVGLKLLPEQGRDLILAGAILSILLNPLMFLVVDWMKPWLEARAAKTAPAEEAKPLGPATEPGQVASVAASPPTEDGPPPKTSLAGHSILIGYGRVGSLVGAALKQAALPFLVIEDADKTLEKLEADGIETVAGNAANAGVFSAANPGGAKRLILAIPNAFEAGQVVLRARAANPGISVIARAHSDAEVEHLKGLGADAVIMGEREIARGIVEEVLGHRPDAAEPSAA from the coding sequence ATGCCGCATGACACGCCCCTTATCGCCACCATCGTCGCCGGTCTGGGGCTGGCTTTCGTCTTCGGCGCGCTCGCCAACCGTTTCCGTATCCCGCCGCTGGTCGGCTACCTCGTAGCCGGCGTTCTGGTCGGGCCGAACACGCCGGGCTTCGTCGCCGACGCAAGCCTCGCCAACGAACTTGCCGAAATCGGCGTCATCCTGCTGATGTTCGGCGTCGGCCTGCATTTCTCGCTCAAGGACCTGCTGTCGGTCCGCGCCATCGCCGTGCCCGGCGCCATCGTCCAGATCGGCTTCGCCACGCTACTCGGCGTCGGCCTTGCCTGGCTGCTCGGCTGGTCGTTGGGCGCCGGCCTGGTCTTCGGCCTAGCGCTGTCCGTCGCCTCGACGGTGGTGCTGCTGCGCGCCTTGCAGGAGCGGCGGTTGATCGAGACCGAGCGCGGCCGCATCGCCGTCGGCTGGCTGATCGTCGAGGACCTCGCCATGGTGCTGGCGCTGGTGCTTTTGCCGGCGCTGGCAGGCGTGCTCGGCGGAGTGCCGCAGGCCGACGACCATGCCAGCCTGCTGGCGCTGCCGGCGAGCTACGGCATCTGGGGCGTCGTCGGGGTCACGCTGGCCAAGGTGGTGGCCTTCGTCATCGTCATGCTGGTGGTCGGCCGCCGCGTCATCCCCTGGATCCTGCATTATGTCGCCCATACCGGGTCGCGCGAGCTGTTCCGGCTGGCGGTGCTGGCGATTGCCTTGGGCGTCGCCTTCGGGGCGGCAAAACTGTTCGGCGTCTCGCTGGCGCTGGGCGCCTTCTTCGCCGGCATGATCATGAGCGAATCCGAGCTCAGCCACCGGGCGGCCGAGGAATCGTTGCCGCTGCGCGACGCCTTCTCGGTGCTGTTCTTCGTCTCGGTCGGCATGTTGTTCGACCCGTTCGGCCTGGTCAGCAATGGCTGGCCGATCCTGGCGACGCTGGCCATCATCGTCGTCGGCAAGTCGCTGGCCGCCTTCGTCATCGTCGTCGCCTTCCGCTATCCAATCGCAACGGCGCTGATGATTTCGGCCAGCCTGGCCCAGATCGGTGAGTTCTCCTTCATCCTGGCCGAGCTCGGCGTCGGGCTGAAGCTCCTGCCCGAACAGGGCCGTGACCTGATCCTCGCCGGCGCCATCCTGTCGATCCTGCTCAATCCGCTGATGTTCCTCGTTGTCGACTGGATGAAGCCCTGGTTGGAGGCGCGTGCCGCCAAGACCGCTCCAGCCGAGGAGGCAAAGCCGCTTGGCCCGGCGACAGAGCCCGGCCAGGTGGCTTCGGTAGCGGCTTCACCGCCAACGGAAGACGGCCCGCCACCGAAAACCTCACTTGCCGGTCATTCCATCCTGATTGGCTACGGCCGTGTCGGCAGCCTGGTCGGAGCGGCGCTGAAGCAGGCCGCCCTGCCCTTCCTGGTGATCGAGGACGCCGACAAGACGCTGGAAAAACTCGAGGCGGACGGCATCGAGACCGTCGCCGGCAACGCCGCCAATGCGGGCGTCTTTTCAGCCGCCAATCCGGGAGGCGCCAAGCGGCTGATCCTCGCCATCCCCAACGCCTTCGAGGCCGGCCAGGTGGTGCTCAGGGCGCGCGCCGCCAATCCCGGCATCAGCGTGATCGCGCGAGCTCATTCCGATGCCGAGGTCGAGCATCTCAAAGGCCTCGGCGCCGACGCAGTGATCATGGGCGAGCGAGAAATTGCCCGCGGTATCGTCGAAGAGGTGCTTGGCCACAGGCCAGACGCGGCCGAACCGTCCGCTGCCTGA
- a CDS encoding baeRF12 domain-containing protein codes for MSNVTLKHGLWIIVADGEKALFLRNEGNTRNPDLQVVQEMEQENPATREQGSDRPGRYNDGPSVHRSAVEDTDWHRIGKDRFADEIAERLYGLANRGAFKEIVLIAPPQVLGEMRRKLHKLVGDKVTAEIPKTLTNHTIPGIESLLQAA; via the coding sequence ATGAGCAATGTCACGCTGAAACATGGCCTTTGGATAATTGTCGCCGATGGCGAGAAGGCGCTGTTCCTGCGCAATGAGGGCAACACCCGCAATCCGGACCTGCAGGTCGTGCAGGAGATGGAGCAGGAGAACCCCGCCACGCGGGAGCAAGGCAGCGATCGCCCCGGCCGCTACAATGATGGGCCTTCCGTCCACCGCAGCGCGGTCGAGGACACCGACTGGCATCGCATCGGCAAGGACCGCTTCGCCGACGAAATCGCCGAGCGGCTCTACGGGCTCGCCAATCGCGGTGCCTTCAAGGAGATCGTGCTGATCGCGCCGCCGCAAGTGCTGGGCGAGATGCGTCGCAAGCTTCACAAATTGGTCGGCGACAAGGTAACGGCGGAAATTCCAAAGACGCTGACCAACCACACCATCCCCGGGATCGAGAGCCTGCTCCAGGCGGCTTGA
- the cysG gene encoding siroheme synthase CysG: MPQAIAKLNAFPVFMRVEGEAVAIVGGGEAALAKARLVGQSSAVLRIITQAPEAELLAFIAATGAIHIDAAYEAAHLEGAALVFAASGEEVLDRRVAEDARRLGIPVNAVDRPELCDFFTPALVNRAPVAIAIGTEGAGPVLAQMLRGRIDRMLSPSLGALATLAASFRGAAERLPNGTGRRRFWRDFFAGAPARAVEAGELSQAHDAAVELLVSNAPSSGHIALVGAGPGAEDLLTLRAHRLLMEADVIVHDALVPEAIVAMGRRDAERLPVGKRKGCHSKSQEEINALLVELGREGKRVVRLKSGDPLVFGRAGEEMAALRDAGIAYEVVPGVTAAFAAAADFELPLTLRGVSSSLVFTTGHDLKGNSLPDWAKLAISGATVAVYMGRSVAAEVAGRLIEAGLSPDTAVAVVENASLGTRRRFHGTLADLPSLEARADLTGPVMTIIGDAVAGANFDRSEPLAAHRHEDTASVAAEGVEQ; this comes from the coding sequence ATGCCGCAGGCCATTGCCAAGCTCAACGCCTTCCCCGTCTTCATGCGGGTCGAGGGCGAAGCCGTGGCCATTGTCGGCGGCGGCGAGGCGGCGCTGGCCAAGGCGCGTCTCGTTGGCCAGTCGAGCGCCGTGCTGCGCATCATCACGCAAGCCCCCGAGGCCGAGCTTTTGGCCTTCATCGCCGCGACCGGCGCCATCCACATCGATGCCGCCTATGAGGCAGCGCATCTCGAAGGTGCCGCCCTGGTGTTCGCCGCCAGCGGCGAGGAGGTGCTCGACCGCCGTGTTGCCGAGGATGCGCGCCGGTTGGGCATTCCGGTCAATGCGGTCGACCGGCCCGAGCTTTGCGATTTCTTCACGCCGGCGCTGGTCAATCGCGCGCCGGTCGCCATCGCCATCGGCACCGAAGGCGCCGGCCCGGTTCTCGCCCAGATGCTGCGCGGTCGCATCGACCGCATGCTGTCGCCGTCGCTCGGCGCGCTGGCCACGCTTGCCGCCTCCTTCCGCGGCGCCGCCGAGCGGCTGCCGAATGGCACCGGCCGCCGCCGCTTCTGGCGCGATTTCTTCGCCGGCGCGCCGGCGCGTGCCGTTGAGGCCGGCGAACTGTCACAGGCGCATGATGCCGCCGTCGAACTGCTTGTCTCCAATGCGCCGTCCTCGGGTCACATCGCGCTGGTCGGCGCCGGTCCGGGCGCCGAGGATCTGCTCACGCTCCGGGCGCATCGCCTGCTGATGGAGGCCGACGTCATCGTCCATGACGCGCTGGTGCCGGAGGCGATCGTCGCCATGGGCCGCCGGGACGCCGAACGCCTGCCGGTCGGCAAGCGCAAGGGCTGCCATTCGAAGAGCCAGGAAGAGATCAACGCGCTGCTGGTCGAGCTTGGCCGCGAGGGCAAGCGCGTCGTGCGGCTGAAGTCGGGCGACCCGCTGGTGTTTGGCCGCGCCGGCGAGGAAATGGCGGCACTTCGCGATGCCGGCATCGCCTATGAGGTGGTTCCGGGCGTCACCGCCGCCTTCGCCGCGGCCGCCGATTTCGAACTGCCGCTGACGCTGCGCGGGGTGTCGTCGTCGCTGGTGTTCACGACGGGCCATGATCTCAAGGGCAATTCGCTGCCCGACTGGGCCAAGCTCGCCATCTCCGGCGCCACCGTCGCCGTCTATATGGGCCGTTCGGTCGCGGCCGAAGTCGCCGGCCGGCTGATCGAGGCAGGGCTCTCGCCCGACACGGCGGTCGCCGTGGTCGAGAATGCCAGCCTCGGCACCCGCCGCCGCTTCCATGGCACGCTGGCCGACCTGCCGTCGCTGGAGGCGCGCGCCGATCTCACCGGCCCGGTCATGACCATCATCGGCGACGCGGTCGCCGGCGCCAATTTCGACCGTTCCGAGCCGCTCGCGGCACACAGGCATGAAGATACGGCCAGCGTAGCGGCCGAAGGAGTAGAACAATGA
- a CDS encoding DUF2849 domain-containing protein produces the protein MKVLTANRLTDGIAVWYADGGWAETVGGADLAHDKAAEDRLEAIGAAAYANNEVVDVNLIDVIVVDGLVEPVRLREKIRAAGPTIRADLGKQASPEAVRA, from the coding sequence ATGAAGGTTCTGACCGCGAACAGGCTCACCGACGGGATCGCCGTCTGGTACGCCGATGGCGGCTGGGCGGAGACGGTCGGTGGCGCCGACCTCGCCCATGACAAGGCGGCGGAGGACCGGCTGGAAGCGATCGGCGCCGCGGCGTACGCCAACAACGAGGTGGTCGACGTCAACCTGATCGACGTCATCGTGGTCGACGGGTTGGTCGAGCCGGTGCGGCTGCGCGAAAAGATCCGCGCCGCCGGGCCGACCATCCGCGCCGATCTCGGCAAGCAGGCGAGCCCGGAAGCTGTCCGGGCATAG
- a CDS encoding nitrite/sulfite reductase: MYRYDEFDHDFVQARVAEFSDQVQRRLAGEITEDQFRPLRLMNGVYLQLHAYMLRIAVPYGTLNSKQMRMLGHIARKYDKGYGHFTTRQNIQFNWPALSDIPAILADLASVEMHAIQTSGNCIRNVTADHFAGAAADEVADPRPYAEILRQWSSVHPEFSFLPRKFKIAVTGAERDRAAIQTHDIGLHLKKNAAGELGFAVYVGGGQGRTPMVARKIRDFLPEADLLSYCTAILRVYNLYGRRDNKYKARIKILVHETGVEEITRQVEAEWQELKDAELKLPEADIAGINSYFAPPALVERPEGDAAVKLARLDSKSFSEWLDQNVVTHRHPDYAAVTISLKGIGEVPGDASDSQMEAVADIAEKYAFDELRVSHEQNLILPHVARADLKAVYDALVDIGLATANSNLISDIISCPGLDYCALATARSIPVAQEISQRFASLERQREIGELKLKISGCINACGHHHVGHIGILGVEKKGSELYQVTLGGSADENTSVGEIIGRGFSSEEITDAIEQIVDTYLGLRLSPSERFIDAYRRVGSAPFKEALYAGETKAA; this comes from the coding sequence ATGTACCGTTACGATGAGTTCGACCACGATTTCGTTCAGGCCCGCGTCGCCGAGTTCAGCGACCAGGTGCAGCGCCGGCTTGCCGGCGAGATCACCGAGGACCAGTTCCGGCCGCTCAGGCTGATGAACGGCGTCTACCTGCAGCTGCATGCCTATATGCTGCGCATCGCGGTGCCCTATGGCACGCTGAACAGCAAGCAGATGCGCATGCTCGGCCACATCGCGCGCAAATACGACAAGGGCTACGGCCATTTCACGACGCGCCAGAACATCCAGTTCAACTGGCCGGCGCTGTCCGACATTCCGGCGATCCTGGCCGATCTCGCCAGCGTCGAGATGCATGCGATCCAGACCTCCGGCAACTGCATCCGCAATGTCACTGCCGACCATTTCGCCGGTGCCGCCGCCGACGAGGTCGCCGATCCGCGACCCTATGCGGAGATTCTCCGCCAGTGGTCGTCGGTGCATCCGGAGTTCTCGTTCCTGCCGCGCAAGTTCAAGATCGCGGTGACCGGGGCCGAGCGCGACCGCGCCGCCATCCAGACGCACGACATCGGCCTGCACCTGAAGAAGAATGCTGCCGGCGAGCTCGGCTTCGCCGTCTATGTCGGCGGCGGCCAGGGGCGCACGCCGATGGTGGCCAGGAAGATCCGCGACTTCCTGCCGGAAGCCGACCTTTTGTCCTACTGCACGGCGATCCTGCGCGTTTACAATCTCTACGGCCGCCGCGACAACAAGTACAAGGCGCGCATCAAGATCCTCGTCCACGAGACCGGCGTCGAGGAGATCACGCGCCAGGTCGAGGCCGAGTGGCAGGAGCTGAAGGACGCCGAGCTGAAGCTGCCGGAAGCCGACATCGCTGGCATCAACTCCTATTTCGCGCCGCCGGCGCTGGTCGAGCGGCCGGAAGGCGACGCGGCGGTGAAGCTGGCGCGGCTCGATTCCAAGAGTTTCTCGGAATGGCTCGACCAGAATGTGGTGACGCATCGCCACCCCGACTATGCTGCGGTGACGATTTCTCTGAAGGGCATCGGCGAGGTGCCGGGCGATGCCAGCGACAGCCAGATGGAGGCAGTCGCCGACATCGCCGAGAAATACGCCTTCGACGAATTGCGCGTCAGCCATGAGCAGAACCTGATCCTGCCGCATGTGGCGCGCGCCGATCTGAAGGCCGTCTACGACGCGCTGGTCGACATTGGTCTCGCGACCGCGAACTCCAATTTGATCAGCGATATCATCTCCTGCCCGGGCCTCGACTATTGCGCGCTGGCGACGGCGCGTTCCATTCCGGTGGCGCAGGAGATCTCGCAGCGCTTCGCCTCGCTCGAGCGGCAGCGCGAGATCGGCGAGCTGAAGCTGAAGATCTCCGGCTGCATCAATGCCTGCGGCCACCACCATGTCGGCCATATCGGCATCCTCGGCGTGGAGAAGAAGGGCTCGGAACTCTACCAGGTGACGCTCGGCGGCTCGGCCGACGAGAACACCTCCGTCGGCGAGATCATCGGCCGCGGCTTCTCGTCGGAAGAGATCACCGACGCCATCGAGCAGATCGTCGATACCTATCTCGGCCTTCGGCTCAGTCCCTCGGAACGTTTTATCGACGCCTACCGCAGAGTCGGTTCCGCGCCGTTCAAGGAGGCGCTCTATGCTGGCGAAACCAAGGCCGCTTGA
- a CDS encoding phosphoadenylyl-sulfate reductase, which translates to MLAKPRPLDRVLDVEAGVAAEAAGLDALYGHLSPIEVIERSANELFRGGIAAVSSFGADSAVLLHMIAKVDRALPVIFLDTGKHFEETLGYRDALVADFGFTDVRVIKPEEAALERVDPTGRLHETNTDACCNVRKVEPMARGVEPFRAWFTGRKRFQASTRAALPVFEAVGSRIRINPLAHWTTSDQADYMRQHALRENPLVAYGYLSIGCFPCTQPVQPGEDARSGRWAGHAKTECGIHLSGLEKSLTDASL; encoded by the coding sequence ATGCTGGCGAAACCAAGGCCGCTTGACCGGGTCCTCGATGTCGAGGCCGGCGTCGCCGCCGAGGCGGCGGGGCTCGACGCGCTTTATGGGCACCTCAGCCCGATCGAGGTCATAGAGCGTTCGGCGAACGAGTTGTTTCGCGGCGGCATCGCCGCCGTCTCCTCCTTCGGCGCCGATTCCGCCGTGCTGCTGCACATGATCGCCAAGGTCGACCGCGCGCTGCCGGTGATCTTCCTCGACACCGGCAAGCATTTTGAGGAGACGCTCGGCTATCGCGATGCGCTGGTCGCCGATTTCGGCTTCACCGATGTCAGGGTGATCAAGCCGGAGGAGGCCGCGCTCGAACGCGTCGATCCGACGGGCAGGCTGCACGAAACCAACACCGACGCCTGCTGCAACGTGCGCAAGGTCGAGCCGATGGCGCGTGGCGTCGAGCCGTTCCGCGCCTGGTTCACGGGGCGCAAGCGCTTCCAGGCCTCGACACGCGCCGCCCTTCCGGTCTTCGAGGCCGTCGGCTCGCGCATCCGCATCAATCCGCTGGCGCACTGGACGACCTCGGACCAGGCCGACTACATGCGCCAGCATGCGCTGCGCGAAAATCCACTGGTCGCCTATGGCTATCTGTCGATCGGCTGCTTCCCGTGCACGCAGCCGGTGCAGCCGGGCGAGGACGCGCGCAGCGGCCGCTGGGCCGGGCATGCCAAGACCGAGTGCGGCATCCATCTGTCGGGGCTAGAAAAGTCGCTGACCGACGCATCACTTTAA
- a CDS encoding DUF934 domain-containing protein yields the protein MTEPTKSETRLWTPNGFREDDWTHAESAEALAGNGRFILPLQAFLGLDPEARKPARERIGVLLLPGDELDKIVGLLDQLSLVALAFPAFNDGRSFSKGELLRSRHHFEGAVRATGQVLVDQLPHMLRVGFDEFEISNPVLLKRLEDGHTGGLGLYYQPAAEPEAKGPKYSWRRKRAG from the coding sequence ATGACTGAACCGACCAAATCGGAAACCCGTCTCTGGACCCCGAACGGCTTCCGCGAGGACGACTGGACCCATGCCGAGAGCGCCGAGGCGCTGGCCGGCAATGGCCGCTTCATCCTGCCGCTGCAGGCGTTCCTGGGGCTCGACCCGGAGGCTCGCAAGCCGGCCAGGGAGCGCATCGGCGTGCTCTTGCTGCCGGGCGACGAGCTCGACAAGATCGTCGGCCTGCTCGACCAGTTGTCGCTGGTGGCGCTGGCCTTTCCGGCGTTCAATGACGGCCGTTCCTTCTCCAAGGGCGAATTGCTGCGCAGCCGCCACCATTTCGAGGGCGCCGTCCGCGCTACCGGCCAGGTGCTGGTCGACCAGCTGCCGCATATGCTGCGGGTCGGTTTCGACGAGTTCGAAATCTCGAACCCGGTGCTTTTGAAGCGGCTGGAGGACGGACATACCGGCGGGCTGGGGCTCTACTACCAGCCGGCCGCCGAGCCGGAGGCCAAGGGGCCGAAATACTCCTGGCGACGCAAACGCGCCGGCTGA